The Geothrix sp. genome has a window encoding:
- the feoB gene encoding ferrous iron transport protein B, with translation MALTIALAGNPNCGKTTLFNALTGARHHVGNWPGVTVERRSGTFEQDGSTLEVVDLPGTYSLAARSEDERVAAGFLASPDVDLVLNVLDASNLERNLYLSTQLLELGKPVAFVLNMVDDAENRGVRIDVPALETLLGGPVIPTVGNREQGIPELKALLAALARGESTRCRRVTVDYGHDIEGELRKLETEICRDELLEAAMPPRWLALQLLENNADAKRRVSESHANEAISQQLAKSFAFLEPHLGADGATLVAERRYGFAHGLVKEVATAPDEGRTPTSRLDAILTHRLLGIPIFLGILALVYSVSFILGKIPQDWIAEGFKALSGFAEARLPAGELTSLLVDGVIPGVSAVIVFVPVIMILMGCIAFLEDTGYMARAAFIMDRLMHVMGLHGKSFIPLIMGSGCNVPAIQAARTIESRQDRLITILVTPLVSCSARLQVYIVIAGTFFTPFKAALAIIAMHFLGLGLAVLMGRLLRSALFSGPSSPFVMELPPYRLPVLKATLIHMWEKGSIFLTRAGTTIFAGATLIWFLSRYPGIANREWTLEYQQQRQAVSVLGLPQAESDERLRALQLAHESRIVNTSLAARLGQKVEPLLRPILDPDHKRAEAWKDVIALTAGFVAKEIVVSTMAVIHQASDEPKEGERLSPLQVALRDNSGLSPLTALAFMVFTLIYTPCLGTIAMIRREAGSWGWAGFTVAYGLVLGWGLAWVTVAVGRAFGFA, from the coding sequence ATGGCCCTGACCATCGCCCTCGCGGGCAATCCGAACTGCGGGAAGACCACCCTGTTCAACGCCCTCACCGGGGCCCGGCATCATGTGGGCAACTGGCCCGGCGTCACCGTGGAGCGGCGCAGCGGAACCTTCGAGCAGGACGGCTCGACCCTGGAGGTGGTGGACCTGCCCGGCACCTACTCGCTGGCCGCCCGCAGCGAGGATGAGCGTGTGGCCGCCGGTTTCCTGGCTTCGCCCGATGTGGACCTGGTCCTGAATGTGCTCGACGCCTCGAACCTGGAGCGGAACCTCTACCTCAGCACCCAGCTGCTGGAACTCGGCAAGCCCGTGGCCTTCGTCCTGAACATGGTGGACGATGCCGAGAACCGCGGCGTGCGCATCGATGTGCCCGCCCTGGAGACGCTCCTGGGTGGCCCCGTGATCCCGACGGTGGGCAACCGCGAGCAGGGCATTCCCGAACTGAAAGCCCTGCTGGCCGCCCTGGCCCGGGGGGAATCCACCCGCTGCCGGCGCGTCACGGTGGACTACGGGCACGACATCGAGGGCGAGCTGCGGAAGCTCGAGACCGAGATCTGCCGCGACGAGCTGCTCGAGGCGGCCATGCCGCCCCGCTGGTTGGCCCTCCAGCTGCTGGAGAACAATGCCGATGCCAAGCGCCGGGTGTCGGAGAGCCACGCCAACGAGGCGATCAGCCAGCAGCTGGCGAAGAGCTTCGCCTTCCTGGAGCCGCACCTGGGCGCCGACGGCGCCACGCTGGTGGCCGAGCGGCGCTACGGTTTCGCACATGGCCTGGTGAAGGAAGTGGCCACGGCGCCGGACGAGGGCCGGACACCCACCTCCCGGCTGGATGCGATCCTCACCCACCGCCTGCTGGGCATCCCCATCTTCCTGGGCATCCTGGCCCTGGTGTACTCCGTGTCGTTCATCCTCGGGAAGATCCCCCAGGATTGGATCGCCGAGGGTTTCAAGGCGCTGTCCGGCTTCGCGGAAGCCCGCCTGCCCGCGGGCGAGCTGACCAGCCTGCTGGTCGATGGCGTGATCCCCGGCGTGAGCGCCGTGATCGTCTTCGTGCCCGTGATCATGATCCTCATGGGCTGCATCGCCTTCCTGGAGGACACGGGCTACATGGCCCGGGCGGCCTTCATCATGGACCGCCTCATGCATGTCATGGGCCTCCACGGGAAGAGCTTCATCCCCCTCATCATGGGCAGCGGCTGCAATGTGCCGGCCATCCAGGCGGCCCGCACCATCGAAAGCCGCCAGGACCGCCTCATCACGATCCTCGTGACGCCCCTGGTGAGCTGTTCGGCGCGCCTGCAGGTCTACATCGTCATCGCCGGGACTTTCTTCACGCCCTTCAAGGCGGCCCTCGCCATCATCGCCATGCACTTCCTGGGCCTGGGCCTGGCGGTGCTCATGGGCCGGCTGCTCCGCAGCGCCCTGTTCAGCGGACCCAGCTCGCCCTTCGTGATGGAGCTGCCGCCCTATCGGCTGCCGGTGCTGAAGGCCACGCTCATCCACATGTGGGAGAAGGGCTCGATCTTCCTCACCCGGGCCGGCACCACCATCTTCGCGGGGGCCACGCTGATCTGGTTCCTGTCGCGCTATCCCGGCATCGCCAACCGCGAATGGACCCTGGAATACCAGCAGCAGCGCCAGGCCGTCTCGGTGCTGGGCCTGCCGCAGGCCGAATCCGACGAGCGCCTGAGGGCCCTCCAGCTGGCCCACGAGAGCCGCATCGTGAACACCAGCCTCGCCGCCCGGCTGGGCCAGAAGGTGGAGCCCCTGCTGCGGCCCATCCTCGACCCCGACCACAAGCGGGCCGAGGCCTGGAAGGATGTCATCGCGCTCACGGCGGGTTTCGTGGCCAAGGAGATCGTGGTCTCCACCATGGCCGTCATCCATCAGGCCAGTGACGAGCCCAAGGAGGGCGAGCGCCTCAGCCCCCTGCAGGTGGCCCTGCGCGACAACTCCGGCCTGAGCCCCCTCACCGCCCTGGCCTTCATGGTCTTCACCCTGATCTACACCCCGTGCCTGGGCACCATCGCCATGATCCGCCGGGAGGCAGGCAGCTGGGGCTGGGCCGGCTTCACCGTGGCCTACGGGCTGGTCCTGGGCTGGGGGCTGGCCTGGGTCACCGTGGCCGTGGGCCGAGCCTTCGGATTCGCGTGA
- a CDS encoding DUF2721 domain-containing protein — protein MPAPVSDQTIYDISHVIQLSVAPVFLLTSIGTILGVLSTRLARIVDRARALKELLETASEIRLAAIHDEMHTLARRRNLINLAITFGTTAALLVCVSIATVFLGAVMKASVAGAVASLFILAMAAFVAALVFFLREILLAVRSLHLA, from the coding sequence ATGCCCGCACCCGTCTCCGACCAGACCATCTACGACATTTCGCATGTCATCCAGCTCTCGGTGGCGCCGGTCTTCCTGCTGACTTCCATCGGGACGATCCTGGGCGTGCTGTCCACGCGGCTGGCCCGCATCGTGGATCGGGCCCGCGCGCTGAAGGAGCTGCTCGAGACGGCTTCGGAAATCCGACTCGCGGCCATCCATGATGAGATGCACACCCTGGCGCGACGGCGGAACCTGATCAACCTGGCCATCACCTTCGGCACCACGGCGGCGCTGCTGGTCTGCGTCAGCATCGCCACGGTGTTCCTGGGCGCGGTGATGAAGGCCAGCGTGGCCGGGGCGGTGGCCTCGCTCTTCATCCTGGCCATGGCCGCCTTCGTGGCGGCGCTCGTGTTCTTCCTGCGGGAGATCCTCCTGGCGGTCCGGAGCCTCCACCTGGCCTGA
- a CDS encoding bifunctional oligoribonuclease/PAP phosphatase NrnA, with product MLDRFADFLDRHTKVLLTTHENPDGDGVGAAIALAAHLKGQGKAVRIVVTPVLPENLRFLDPEGWIEAFEPGGVHADLAAWPDAWLLIDASEPHRMGPLFAAFQGTGAERACLDHHLKDAPQGFDDEFTDPTASASTELVYDLVRPRLGGDLPPVMAQALYAGMVSDTGNFRHSNTTPKIHHAAADLIAQGVHPARTYNALYQTATPAKLKLFGRAMGGLQLRDAGRFAYVAVTAADLAACGATHEDLDELVEEPRKLFGVEVAALFSETADGRAKVSLRSRERVDVNAVCRLFGGGGHRLASGAKVAQPLPAFIAQVEAAVQAQMAKDIV from the coding sequence ATGCTGGATCGCTTCGCCGACTTTCTCGACCGCCACACCAAGGTCCTTCTCACCACGCACGAGAACCCGGATGGGGACGGCGTGGGCGCGGCGATCGCTCTGGCCGCCCACCTGAAAGGGCAGGGCAAGGCGGTCCGCATCGTGGTGACGCCGGTCCTTCCCGAGAACCTGCGCTTCCTGGATCCCGAGGGCTGGATCGAGGCCTTCGAGCCCGGCGGTGTCCATGCGGACCTGGCCGCCTGGCCCGATGCCTGGCTGCTCATCGACGCCTCGGAACCCCACCGGATGGGGCCGCTCTTCGCGGCGTTCCAGGGCACCGGGGCCGAACGCGCCTGCCTCGACCATCACCTCAAGGATGCCCCGCAGGGCTTCGATGACGAATTCACGGATCCCACGGCCAGCGCCAGCACGGAGCTGGTCTACGACCTGGTGCGGCCCCGCCTCGGCGGCGACCTTCCGCCCGTGATGGCCCAGGCCCTCTACGCCGGCATGGTGAGCGACACCGGCAATTTCCGGCACTCCAACACCACGCCGAAGATCCACCATGCCGCGGCCGATCTCATCGCCCAGGGCGTCCACCCCGCCCGCACCTACAACGCGCTCTATCAGACTGCCACGCCTGCCAAGCTCAAGCTCTTCGGCCGGGCCATGGGGGGACTCCAGCTGCGGGACGCCGGCCGCTTCGCCTATGTCGCCGTGACCGCGGCGGATCTGGCCGCCTGCGGCGCCACGCACGAGGATCTGGATGAGCTGGTGGAGGAACCCCGCAAGCTGTTCGGAGTGGAAGTCGCGGCCCTCTTTTCCGAGACCGCGGATGGCCGCGCCAAGGTCAGCCTGCGCTCCCGCGAGCGGGTGGATGTGAACGCGGTCTGCCGTTTGTTCGGCGGTGGCGGCCACCGGCTGGCTTCGGGCGCGAAGGTCGCGCAGCCCCTGCCAGCCTTCATCGCGCAGGTGGAGGCCGCCGTCCAGGCTCAGATGGCGAAGGATATTGTCTAG
- the pgsA gene encoding CDP-diacylglycerol--glycerol-3-phosphate 3-phosphatidyltransferase encodes MTSSSPLTLPNALTLLRILAIPFFAIAVWYGHHWQAFGLFAAAGFTDLLDGLIARAFNQRSDLGAVLDPAADKLLMTTAFILLAWRTQGMAAPIPVWVAILAITRDLVISFYAFASVDRLSDSKFHPSLLGKLSTAMQLIAVSLGLLFNALGYRPWMDPFLPEMYWLVAALVLASGIHYFMRATRTPVA; translated from the coding sequence ATGACCTCCTCCAGCCCACTGACTCTGCCCAACGCGCTGACCTTGCTGCGGATCCTGGCGATCCCCTTTTTCGCCATCGCGGTCTGGTACGGCCACCACTGGCAGGCCTTCGGGCTCTTTGCCGCCGCAGGGTTCACCGACCTGCTGGATGGCCTCATCGCCCGGGCCTTCAACCAGCGCTCAGACCTGGGGGCCGTGCTGGATCCGGCCGCGGACAAGCTGCTGATGACCACGGCCTTCATCCTCCTGGCCTGGCGCACCCAGGGCATGGCCGCGCCCATCCCCGTGTGGGTGGCCATCCTCGCCATCACGCGGGATCTGGTGATCTCGTTCTACGCCTTCGCCTCGGTCGATCGTCTCAGCGACAGCAAGTTCCACCCGAGCCTGCTGGGCAAGCTCAGTACCGCCATGCAGCTGATCGCCGTCTCGCTCGGCCTGCTCTTCAACGCCCTGGGCTACCGGCCCTGGATGGATCCCTTCCTCCCCGAGATGTACTGGCTGGTGGCCGCCCTGGTGCTGGCCTCGGGCATCCACTACTTCATGCGGGCCACGCGGACGCCCGTGGCCTGA
- a CDS encoding transcriptional repressor, which produces MRKQKTDRPEEQQRFETFLRSRQLKLTGERLELVEEVFGQAHHFDADQLHMALKQKGKAISRATVYRTLDLLVQCGLVRKSSFGDQHAHYEAVRSDEHHDHLICLNCDAIIEFFRPKLEALQDTICQEYGFKPMHHSHQIFGLCKDCQALETDAPTLAHRLSQLNV; this is translated from the coding sequence ATGCGAAAGCAGAAGACCGACCGCCCCGAAGAACAGCAGCGTTTCGAGACCTTCCTGCGCTCGCGCCAGTTGAAGTTGACAGGCGAGCGGCTGGAGCTGGTGGAGGAGGTCTTCGGCCAGGCCCACCACTTCGACGCGGACCAGCTCCACATGGCCTTGAAGCAGAAGGGCAAGGCCATCAGCCGCGCCACCGTCTACCGCACCCTCGACCTGCTGGTGCAGTGCGGGCTGGTGCGGAAGAGCAGCTTCGGTGACCAGCACGCCCACTACGAGGCGGTGCGGAGCGATGAGCACCACGACCACCTGATCTGCCTGAACTGCGACGCCATCATCGAGTTCTTCCGGCCCAAGCTCGAGGCGCTCCAGGACACCATCTGCCAGGAATACGGCTTCAAGCCCATGCACCACAGCCACCAGATCTTCGGGCTCTGCAAGGACTGCCAGGCGCTGGAGACCGACGCCCCCACCCTTGCCCACCGCCTGAGCCAGCTGAATGTCTGA
- a CDS encoding MFS transporter, whose amino-acid sequence MRRPAPPTAALLVTALAFHVDMLLYYLLVPLLPRYARDLQLNQMEVGILFGSYAVALLLATFPVALLTDRYGRRGTMLWGLAGLMVTTLVFAVSKQYWLLVLARFLQGVAGAATWLPGMALLADHFPAESRGKAMGTAFAAANLGVLIGPPLSGFLDQHGGPSTPFLLGAVLVALDAAGRAFLLPVTEPKRGPKLPFRQLLSNRTIRVFAGAMALGSCLWALLESTLPLDFNRRLGQSPTQIGLCFAAAAVAHTLTSPLMGRLSDRIGRARVLRVGLVLAAILLPLPALLPRSWMVVVAMMGLGSTASFIMSPCSPAVADQVERLGSQSFASAFSILNLAYSVGMMVGPLVGGALVQGLGLAWALGLSGLGFAAYLLAMKGIRT is encoded by the coding sequence ATGCGTCGCCCCGCACCCCCCACTGCTGCGCTCCTCGTGACGGCCCTTGCCTTTCATGTGGACATGCTCCTCTACTACCTGCTGGTACCCCTTCTGCCGCGGTATGCCCGCGACCTGCAGCTGAACCAGATGGAGGTGGGGATCCTCTTCGGCAGCTACGCCGTGGCGTTGCTGCTGGCGACTTTTCCCGTCGCTCTGCTCACGGACCGCTACGGCCGCCGCGGAACCATGCTCTGGGGTCTGGCGGGACTGATGGTCACGACGCTGGTGTTCGCGGTGTCGAAGCAGTACTGGCTGCTGGTGCTGGCGCGCTTCCTCCAGGGCGTGGCCGGCGCGGCGACTTGGCTGCCGGGCATGGCCCTGCTGGCGGATCACTTTCCGGCCGAATCCCGGGGAAAGGCCATGGGCACGGCCTTCGCCGCCGCGAATCTCGGGGTGCTGATCGGGCCTCCGCTTTCGGGTTTCCTCGATCAGCATGGCGGTCCTTCCACGCCTTTCCTGCTGGGCGCGGTCCTGGTGGCTCTGGACGCGGCGGGCCGGGCCTTCCTGTTGCCGGTGACGGAACCGAAAAGGGGCCCGAAGCTCCCTTTCCGACAGCTGCTGTCCAACCGGACCATCCGGGTCTTCGCCGGCGCCATGGCGCTGGGCTCCTGCCTGTGGGCCCTCCTGGAATCCACCCTGCCACTGGATTTCAACCGCAGGCTGGGCCAGTCTCCGACGCAGATCGGCCTCTGTTTCGCGGCGGCGGCCGTGGCGCACACCCTCACCTCGCCCCTGATGGGCCGTTTGTCGGACCGCATCGGCCGGGCCCGGGTGTTGCGCGTGGGGCTGGTCCTGGCGGCGATCCTGCTGCCCCTTCCCGCCCTGCTGCCCCGGTCCTGGATGGTGGTGGTGGCCATGATGGGGCTGGGCAGCACGGCGAGCTTCATCATGAGCCCCTGCAGTCCCGCCGTGGCGGACCAGGTGGAGCGGCTGGGGAGCCAGAGCTTCGCCTCGGCCTTCTCCATCCTGAACCTGGCCTACTCCGTAGGCATGATGGTGGGCCCTCTGGTGGGAGGGGCTCTGGTGCAGGGGTTGGGGCTGGCCTGGGCCCTGGGTCTGTCGGGTCTCGGCTTTGCCGCCTACCTGCTGGCCATGAAGGGCATCAGGACCTGA
- a CDS encoding GNAT family N-acetyltransferase — MFHDLPSLARRLEDAQARQNERFNQAAGGRSLSVGGGFAHARGPGHPLNQALGLIDPIAEAELEAIESFLGTPTVLELSPGAAPDLWPLLARRGYRLQQFQQLWIRSLAEVEEAPPPSEVRRAELEEAGSYNRIVAAGFLGRDDWRGLVPPFEVSLSVPDAWGFLAVVDGEPAGGGMLGIVDGVALLSGDAVIPRFRGRGLQKVLIRARLAFAQGRGCDLACASTAPGTASQRSYEACGFRVGYPKVEMARD, encoded by the coding sequence ATGTTCCATGACCTACCCAGCCTGGCCCGTCGCCTCGAGGACGCCCAGGCCCGTCAGAACGAGCGCTTCAACCAAGCCGCCGGTGGCCGCAGCCTCTCCGTGGGTGGCGGCTTCGCCCATGCCCGCGGTCCGGGCCATCCTCTGAATCAGGCGTTGGGTCTGATCGACCCGATCGCCGAGGCCGAGCTCGAAGCCATTGAATCCTTTCTCGGCACGCCGACCGTGCTGGAGCTGAGCCCCGGCGCCGCCCCGGATCTATGGCCCCTGCTCGCCCGGCGGGGCTATCGCCTGCAGCAGTTCCAGCAGCTGTGGATCCGCTCCCTGGCCGAGGTGGAGGAGGCGCCGCCGCCATCGGAGGTCCGCAGAGCGGAACTGGAGGAGGCCGGCTCCTACAACCGAATCGTGGCGGCGGGATTCTTGGGACGGGACGACTGGCGCGGTCTGGTCCCTCCCTTCGAGGTTTCTCTCTCGGTCCCAGATGCCTGGGGGTTCCTGGCCGTCGTGGACGGAGAACCCGCCGGAGGCGGCATGCTTGGGATCGTCGACGGCGTGGCCCTCCTGTCGGGCGACGCCGTGATCCCCCGCTTCCGGGGCCGGGGCCTGCAGAAGGTGCTCATCCGGGCCCGCTTGGCCTTCGCGCAAGGGCGCGGCTGCGACCTTGCCTGCGCCTCCACGGCGCCGGGAACGGCCAGCCAGCGTTCGTACGAAGCCTGTGGCTTCCGCGTGGGCTATCCCAAGGTGGAGATGGCCCGGGACTGA
- the add gene encoding adenosine deaminase codes for MPKLTLQDLQRLPKTDLHVHLDGSLRIPTILELAEQQKVKLPADSMEGLRPFVEVGEDCKSLVEYLRAFDVTLSVMQTYESLVRTAFELAEDAAKENVRYMEVRYSPILHQQKGLTLHAIVQAVLEGLAQAERKYNIKTGVILCGMRHISPDISLRLADLTVAFKNKGVVGFDLAGAEENFPAKRHKDAFGRVLQNNINCTLHAGEAYGPESIHQAIHLCGAHRIGHGVRLIEDGDLLNYVNDHRIPLECCPSSNVQTKAVKKMADHPIRLFYDLGLRVTVNTDNRMVTATTVSREFQVIHEELNFNLEEIKELIIMGFKSAFLPYALKRALLAEVVHELKAFKPGSLESKREQL; via the coding sequence ATGCCGAAACTCACGCTCCAGGATCTCCAGCGCCTTCCCAAGACGGACCTGCATGTCCATCTCGACGGCAGCCTCCGCATTCCCACCATCCTCGAATTGGCCGAGCAGCAGAAGGTGAAGCTGCCGGCGGACAGCATGGAGGGCCTGCGCCCCTTCGTGGAGGTCGGCGAGGACTGCAAGTCCCTCGTGGAGTACCTCCGGGCCTTCGATGTGACGCTGTCCGTGATGCAGACCTACGAGAGCCTGGTCCGCACCGCCTTCGAGCTGGCCGAGGATGCGGCCAAGGAGAATGTCCGCTACATGGAGGTGCGGTACAGCCCCATCCTCCATCAGCAGAAGGGGCTCACGCTTCATGCCATCGTCCAGGCGGTGCTTGAGGGGCTGGCCCAGGCGGAGCGGAAGTACAACATCAAGACCGGCGTCATCCTCTGCGGCATGCGCCACATCTCGCCCGACATCTCGCTGCGCCTGGCGGATCTCACCGTGGCCTTCAAGAACAAGGGCGTGGTGGGCTTCGACCTGGCGGGCGCCGAGGAGAACTTTCCCGCCAAGCGCCACAAGGATGCCTTCGGCCGGGTCCTGCAGAACAACATCAACTGCACCCTGCACGCGGGCGAGGCCTACGGCCCCGAGAGCATCCACCAGGCCATCCACCTCTGCGGGGCGCACCGCATCGGCCACGGCGTGCGGCTCATCGAGGACGGCGACCTGCTGAACTATGTGAATGACCACCGCATTCCGCTGGAGTGCTGCCCGTCGAGCAATGTGCAGACCAAGGCCGTGAAGAAGATGGCCGATCACCCGATCCGGCTGTTCTATGACCTGGGCCTGCGCGTCACGGTGAACACGGACAACCGCATGGTCACGGCCACCACCGTGAGCCGCGAATTCCAGGTCATCCACGAAGAGCTGAACTTCAACCTCGAGGAGATCAAGGAGCTCATCATCATGGGCTTCAAGAGCGCCTTCCTGCCCTACGCCCTCAAGCGGGCCCTGCTCGCGGAAGTGGTGCACGAGCTGAAGGCCTTCAAGCCGGGCAGTCTGGAGAGCAAACGGGAGCAGCTCTGA
- a CDS encoding pseudouridine synthase produces the protein MRKPAPKGSRTAPTTRKPATGRPAAGVTRGSASARPAPGPARSPSASRPSSSAGARPSAGAPTRRPAIDKTRPAAKQAPRKAAAPHPSGGASPRPPRTGQDRLQKILAAAGIASRRACEQIILDGRVQVNGRTVTELGTCADPRRDEITVDLVEIQREAPVYILMNKPKGYVTTVRDDQGRPTVMALLKGVPGRLYPVGRLDFNSEGLLLMTNDGALAQVLMGPEHEIPKVYLVKVHRNPRPELLKEFQEGFLLSGRRLKPCHIEIAEKGDNPWLKVTLTEGKNQQIRRMFAAVGHPVSKLRRVQFGPLADPLLKPGAWRYLSPQEIAAIKSL, from the coding sequence ATGAGAAAGCCCGCCCCGAAGGGGTCCCGCACCGCGCCCACCACCCGCAAGCCTGCCACCGGCCGTCCGGCCGCCGGCGTAACTCGGGGCTCGGCTTCCGCCCGTCCGGCCCCAGGTCCAGCCCGGTCACCGTCCGCCTCCCGCCCGTCCTCGAGTGCGGGCGCCCGCCCCTCTGCCGGCGCTCCCACCCGGCGACCGGCCATCGACAAGACCCGACCCGCGGCCAAGCAGGCCCCGCGCAAAGCCGCAGCCCCTCACCCCAGCGGTGGCGCCTCGCCTCGTCCTCCCCGGACCGGGCAGGACCGCCTGCAGAAGATCCTGGCCGCCGCGGGCATCGCCAGCCGCCGGGCCTGCGAACAGATCATCCTCGACGGCCGTGTGCAGGTGAACGGGAGGACCGTCACCGAGCTGGGCACCTGCGCGGATCCCCGCCGGGACGAGATCACTGTGGACCTGGTCGAGATCCAGCGCGAGGCGCCGGTCTACATCCTCATGAACAAGCCGAAGGGCTATGTGACCACCGTGCGGGACGACCAGGGCCGCCCCACCGTGATGGCGCTGCTCAAGGGCGTGCCGGGCCGGCTCTACCCGGTGGGCCGCCTGGACTTCAACTCCGAAGGGCTGCTGCTCATGACCAACGACGGGGCCCTGGCCCAGGTGCTCATGGGACCTGAACACGAGATTCCCAAGGTCTACCTCGTCAAGGTGCACCGCAACCCCCGGCCCGAACTCCTGAAGGAATTCCAGGAAGGCTTCCTGCTCAGCGGGCGCCGCCTCAAGCCCTGCCACATCGAGATCGCGGAGAAGGGTGACAATCCCTGGCTGAAGGTGACCCTCACCGAAGGCAAGAACCAGCAGATTCGTCGCATGTTCGCCGCCGTGGGCCACCCCGTCAGCAAGCTGCGCCGGGTGCAGTTCGGCCCCCTGGCCGATCCCCTGCTGAAGCCCGGCGCCTGGCGCTATCTGAGCCCCCAGGAGATCGCGGCGATCAAGAGCCTGTAG
- a CDS encoding FeoA family protein codes for MTQNLSIPLSDLQPGDEGEVIQVQAQGQIRQRLLEMGFIRGARLRVEKLAPLGDPMELVIKGYHLSLRRDESACILVQRVA; via the coding sequence ATGACTCAAAATCTATCAATCCCCCTGAGCGACCTCCAACCGGGGGACGAGGGGGAGGTCATCCAGGTGCAGGCCCAGGGTCAGATCCGTCAGCGTCTGCTGGAGATGGGCTTCATCCGGGGGGCGCGCCTCCGGGTTGAGAAGCTGGCGCCGCTGGGCGATCCCATGGAGCTCGTGATCAAGGGCTACCACCTGTCGCTGCGGCGGGACGAGAGCGCCTGCATCCTCGTCCAGCGGGTGGCCTGA
- a CDS encoding class I SAM-dependent methyltransferase, with product MPCHTRAMDWFAWDFDHPAYFQIYADKAADAALEGPALAALLDLPTGSRVLDLPCGWGRLHPHLKARGLEVVGGDLSALNLRRHAEEHPAPLARLDLRALPFRGGCADGVFCAFTSWGYFATEEENLRQLSEAGRVLRPGGALLLDLVGRDFLRASVAEVEGYWLDFPHEGYQERATWSPDHRRILTERRCQGQGFRHDIWIPTDAEVQACLAQAGFRAIEAYGGLDGRPWDAAAERWIYRAVRS from the coding sequence ATGCCCTGCCACACTCGCGCTATGGATTGGTTCGCCTGGGATTTCGATCACCCCGCCTATTTCCAGATCTACGCGGACAAGGCGGCCGATGCCGCCCTGGAAGGCCCTGCCCTCGCGGCCCTGCTGGATCTCCCGACCGGAAGCCGCGTGCTGGACCTGCCCTGCGGCTGGGGGCGCCTCCATCCCCACTTGAAGGCCCGGGGCCTGGAGGTGGTGGGAGGCGACCTGAGCGCCCTCAACCTGCGCCGCCACGCCGAGGAACACCCGGCGCCCCTGGCCCGTCTGGACCTCCGGGCCCTTCCCTTCCGCGGCGGTTGCGCCGACGGCGTCTTCTGCGCGTTCACGAGTTGGGGCTACTTCGCCACGGAGGAGGAGAACCTGCGCCAGCTGTCGGAAGCCGGCCGGGTCTTGCGCCCCGGTGGCGCCCTGCTCCTGGATCTGGTGGGTCGGGACTTCCTGCGGGCCTCCGTGGCCGAAGTGGAAGGCTACTGGCTGGACTTCCCCCACGAGGGCTACCAGGAGCGCGCCACCTGGAGCCCCGACCACCGGCGCATCCTCACCGAGCGGCGCTGCCAGGGCCAGGGCTTCCGCCACGACATCTGGATACCCACGGATGCCGAGGTGCAAGCCTGTCTCGCACAGGCCGGCTTCCGCGCCATCGAGGCCTACGGTGGCCTGGATGGGCGCCCCTGGGACGCCGCGGCCGAGCGGTGGATCTACCGGGCCGTCAGGTCCTGA
- the ribA gene encoding GTP cyclohydrolase II, with the protein MTPKEPSSAPKLELFCKLQAEKVPFIAKANVPSIFGKFTVYGFLEHATGKEHLAIVAGEIDARRRIPVRIHSECWTGDVLGSLKCDCRQQLEEGLRHVAEHGGMVLYLRQEGRGIGLLNKLKAYALQEQGLDTVEANHSLGFPDDLRTYDCAVEMLKFFGITKVKLLTNNPRKIGALESAGIEVERERHQLASNPHNLRYLKTKARKSGHMLDFEEEAL; encoded by the coding sequence ATGACCCCCAAAGAACCCAGCAGCGCCCCGAAGCTCGAACTCTTCTGCAAGCTGCAGGCGGAGAAGGTCCCCTTCATCGCCAAGGCCAATGTCCCGTCCATCTTCGGGAAGTTCACGGTCTACGGCTTCCTGGAGCACGCCACGGGCAAGGAGCACCTGGCCATCGTGGCGGGAGAGATCGACGCCCGGCGGCGCATCCCGGTGCGCATCCATTCCGAATGCTGGACGGGGGATGTGCTGGGCAGCCTCAAGTGCGACTGCCGGCAGCAGCTGGAGGAAGGCCTTCGCCATGTGGCCGAGCATGGTGGCATGGTGCTCTACCTGCGCCAGGAGGGCCGCGGCATCGGCCTCCTGAACAAGCTCAAGGCCTACGCGCTGCAGGAGCAGGGGCTCGACACCGTGGAGGCCAACCACTCGCTGGGCTTCCCCGATGACCTCCGCACCTACGACTGCGCCGTGGAGATGCTGAAGTTCTTCGGCATCACCAAGGTCAAGCTGCTGACCAACAACCCGCGCAAGATCGGCGCGCTGGAATCGGCGGGCATCGAGGTCGAGCGGGAGCGCCACCAGCTGGCTTCCAATCCCCACAACCTGCGCTATCTCAAGACCAAGGCCCGCAAGAGCGGCCACATGCTGGATTTCGAGGAAGAGGCGCTCTAG